The proteins below come from a single Penaeus monodon isolate SGIC_2016 chromosome 23, NSTDA_Pmon_1, whole genome shotgun sequence genomic window:
- the LOC119587973 gene encoding uncharacterized protein LOC119587973, with the protein MVKTKGHRVFLLSAVVTSITMLFFHQTFLSRNKNGEEFQECGLDCLRHDTKPFILQTPGCSIPDFDPLHPSVARFKVKKPKKYTCSRRRPLTEVRGLSLLLHRDRAEDYGVTEEGLSCVYQGIVRVEQEPGNFTMDCDKKFSLKKKVLLRDAITTIDDDGVLVSCHSNVKKLYETVHYFLQPRRSEAKRKRFQEKHGDRRRDMLSVLIMGIDSVSRANMRRNMPKTFHFLKDELGALDFQAFNKVADNTNPNMAASLMGLTEKELTEICQPKRTKFDDCPLIWKNFSDAGYITVYGEDDPYSGTFHYNRYGFVKEPTDYYNRPYMLVSHTYTKHNAGKSGSFVLCLGGEKSISVIHDYSLAVANTFRDTPYISYYWNTGITHDQVEWASATDLPSLEYLRKLNESGVLDHTILFFISDHGIRFGDIRLTYAGLLEERLPYFFVLFPPWFKEKYPEPWKNLNTNTKRLVSNFDFHVTLRDILAKAYENNFTSLPPMPHGQSLFQEIPDNRNCEDATIPEHYCTCERSKQVEANHPRLRKAAEFVVNQLNYGMGAFPECIELHVAEVIRGRMGLNRKGVRPDEAKTKTISVVFTTLPGNAKMEATVRQYEDNFELTADVSRINKYGNQSHCISDPFYARYCYCRDLLPSESPTLPM; encoded by the exons ATGGTGAAGACAAAAG GACATCGCGTATTTCTCCTCTCCGCCGTGGTGACTTCAATCACCATGTTATTCTTCCATCAAACATTCCTTTCGCGAAATAAAAACGGCGAGGAATTTCAAGAATGCGGACTCGATTGCTTAC GGCACGATACGAAGCCCTTTATCCTGCAGACGCCCGGCTGCAGCATCCCCGACTTCGACCCTCTGCATCCCAGTGTTGCCAGATTCAAGGTGAAGAAGCCCAAGAAG TACACTTGCTCCAGACGAAGACCGCTGACGGAGGTTCGAGGTCTGTCCCTCCTCCTGCACCGGGATCGCGCCGAGGACTACGGAGTGACCGAGGAGGGGCTGTCCTGTGTGTATCAGGGCATCGTCAGAGTGGAGCAAGAGCCCGGTAACTTCACCATGGACTGTGATAAAAAATTTAG CCTGAAGAAGAAGGTCCTCCTTCGAGACGCCATCACTACCATAGATGACGACGGCGTGTTGGTGTCTTGTCACAGCAACGTAAAGAAACTCTATGAAACAGTCCATTACTTCCTGCAACCCCGAAGATCCGAGGCAAAGAGAAAACGTTTTCAG GAGAAACATGGCGACCGTCGACGAGACATGCTAAGTGTCTTGATCATGGGCATCGACTCTGTGTCTCGCGCCAACATGCGACGAAACATGCCCAAGACGTTCCACTTCCTGAAGGATGAGCTTGGTGCTCTCGACTTCCAAGCCTTCAACAAAGTGGCCgacaacaccaaccccaacatGGCCGCTTCACTGATGGGGCTCACTGAGAAGGAGTTGACTGAGATCTGTCAGCCAAAACGTACGAAATTTGACGACTGCCCCCTCATCTGGAAGAATTTCTCTGACGCAGGATATATTACAGTGTATGGGGAAGATGACCCGTATTCAGGTACCTTTCATTACAATAGGTATGGGTTTGTTAAAGAGCCCACTGACTATTACAACCGGCCTTATATGTTGgtttctcacacatacacaaaacacaatgcAGGGAAATCCGGAAGCTTTGTACTTTGTTTGGGAGGAGAAAAGAGCATATCAGTTATCCATGATTACTCACTGGCTGTTGCAAATACATTCCGAGACACACCTTATATTTCCTATTACTGGAATACAGGCATAACACACGACCAAGTCGAATGGGCATCAGCCACTGATCTGCCTTCGCTCGAGTATCTGAGAAAACTAAATGAGAGTGGCGTGTTGGACCACACCATACTCTTCTTCATCAGTGACCATGGAATCAGGTTTGGAGACATCAGACTGACCTACGCTGGCCTGTTAGAGGAGAGACTGCCATACTTCTTTGTGCTGTTTCCCCCATGGTTCAAGGAGAAGTACCCTGAACCCTGGAAGAACCTCAACACCAACACGAAAAGACTCGTATCAAACTTTGACTTCCATGTAACACTAAGAGACATCCTTGCCAAGGCATATGAGAATAATTTCACCAG TTTGCCACCGATGCCACATGGACAGAGTTTGTTCCAAGAGATCCCCGACAACAGGAATTGCGAGGACGCTACCATACCAGAACACTACTGTACTTGCGAACGATCCAAGCAAGTAGAAGCCAATCACCCGCGTCTTCGCAAGGCTGCAGAGTTTGTCGTAAACCAACTTAATTATGGAATGGGAGCGTTTCCTGAATGCATCGAACTGCACGTAGCAGAG GTAATCAGAGGTCGAATGGGACTGAATCGTAAAGGTGTTCGACCAGACGAGGCCAAGACGAAGACTATATCTGTCGTCTTCACCACCTTGCCGG GTAATGCTAAAATGGAAGCGACAGTGAGACAGTACGAGGACAACTTCGAACTCACAGCCGACGTCTCCAGGATCAACAAATACGGCAACCAAAGTCACTGTATCTCCGACCCTTTCTATGCAAGATACTGTTACTGCAGAGACTTGCTACCTTCTGAATCCCCTACATTACCCATGTAG